Below is a window of Cryobacterium sp. PAMC25264 DNA.
GCCCGAGGACGCACCCCTGCAGTCGCGCCTCCTGGCCCTCACCGGGCGCGACGACCGCCGCTGACGGACACACCGCGCCCCCGGCCCGGCCCAACTGTTGCTCGTGCGGACACGTGCGGCCGGTGTGCCGGGCGCAATCGTCCGCAACGGGAACAGGTGCGGCCGGGCTCGGGCGTTAGCCGACGGAAGTGCCGAAGAGCAGACCGAGCAGGTAGGTCACGCCGGCGGCCCCGAAGCCGATGGCCAGCTGCCGCAGCGCACGTTTGAGCGGCGGACCGCCGGAGAGCAGTCCGACGACGGCCCCAGTGGCCAACAGGGCCAGGCCCACCAGCACGGCAGCGACGACGATCGCGGCGATTCCCTGCATCCCGAACAGGTACGGCAGTACCGGAAGGAGCGCGCCGGAGGCGAAGAAGCAGAAGCTCGACACCGCGGCGCCCATGCCGGTGCCGATGGCCTCGTGCTCGTCGATCTCCGGCTCGGTGGCCACAGTGAGCTTGCTCAGGTCGAGCGCGTCCGTGGCAATCGCCACGGTGCGCAGCACCTCGCGGGCGTGAACCTCGGCCTCCGCCGCGGTCATTCCCTGCGCACGGTAGACCAGAGTGAGCTCGTTGGCGGCCACGTCGAGGTGCGAGAGCACGCTCCGGGTGGCCGGGTTCGGCGTCGACGCGTCGAGCAGTTCGCGTTGCGAGCGTACCGAGACGTACTCCCCCGCGCCCATGGACAGAGCCCCGGCGA
It encodes the following:
- a CDS encoding VIT1/CCC1 transporter family protein, yielding MIAVADSTQPRDADIRRWRQYLADEQAEAAVYRDLAGRRSGEEREILLALAEAEGRHEEHWRQLLGDRVGSPKKGALRTRILGLLARRFGSVFVLALAQRAEARSPYDGDADATSAMAADERIHEEVVRGLAARGRQRLSGTFRAAVFGVNDGLVSNLALVLGIGATGVPAATILFTGIAGLLAGALSMGAGEYVSVRSQRELLDASTPNPATRSVLSHLDVAANELTLVYRAQGMTAAEAEVHAREVLRTVAIATDALDLSKLTVATEPEIDEHEAIGTGMGAAVSSFCFFASGALLPVLPYLFGMQGIAAIVVAAVLVGLALLATGAVVGLLSGGPPLKRALRQLAIGFGAAGVTYLLGLLFGTSVG